One bacterium DNA segment encodes these proteins:
- a CDS encoding outer membrane lipoprotein-sorting protein: MPGRVHAQRGALVALARVTLVVLVFSLVASPAMAADDPKAREIMTAVDEREDGDNQTSNMQMVLIDKRGKQRVRELRSFRKDKDPDDLSMMFFLSPADVEDTGFLTYDFDDADRDDDQWLYLPALKKTKRIASSDKSGSFMGSDFSYADMTERPLEKYEYELLKEGELDGHPVWIIQSTPIDDDEIDETGYTKSIQFVRKDNYVVVQAKIWVKKGKRNKYMKVEELEQIEGIWVPTVMTMTTKKGKQTLHKTILRTSDVKFNQDLDFDMFSVRGLETGP, from the coding sequence ATGCCCGGTCGAGTCCACGCCCAGCGCGGAGCGCTCGTCGCGCTCGCTCGCGTCACGCTCGTCGTCCTGGTCTTCTCGCTCGTCGCCTCGCCCGCGATGGCGGCCGACGACCCCAAGGCCCGCGAGATCATGACCGCGGTCGACGAGCGCGAAGACGGCGACAACCAGACGTCGAACATGCAGATGGTGCTGATCGACAAGCGGGGGAAGCAGCGCGTTCGCGAGCTCCGCAGCTTCCGCAAGGACAAGGACCCCGACGATCTGTCGATGATGTTCTTCCTGAGCCCCGCCGACGTCGAGGACACCGGATTCCTGACGTACGACTTCGACGACGCCGACCGCGACGACGACCAGTGGCTCTACCTGCCGGCCCTCAAGAAGACCAAGCGGATCGCCTCGAGCGACAAGAGCGGCAGCTTCATGGGCTCCGACTTTTCCTATGCGGACATGACGGAGCGGCCGCTCGAGAAGTATGAGTACGAGCTCCTCAAGGAAGGCGAGCTCGACGGCCACCCCGTCTGGATCATCCAGTCGACGCCGATCGACGACGACGAGATCGACGAGACGGGCTACACCAAGTCGATCCAGTTCGTCCGCAAGGACAACTACGTCGTCGTCCAGGCCAAGATCTGGGTCAAGAAGGGCAAGCGGAACAAGTACATGAAGGTCGAAGAGCTCGAGCAGATCGAAGGGATCTGGGTTCCGACGGTCATGACGATGACCACGAAGAAGGGCAAGCAGACCCTGCACAAGACGATCCTCCGAACGAGCGACGTCAAGTTCAACCAGGACCTGGACTTCGACATGTTCAGCGTCCGCGGGCTCGAGACCGGTCCCTGA